A window of Photobacterium sp. GJ3 contains these coding sequences:
- the aroQ gene encoding type II 3-dehydroquinate dehydratase: MSTQYHILLLNGPNLNLLGLREPGHYGQHTLDQIVANLTAKAAKLGVTLDHLQSNAEHELIEAIHQAHGKVDFILINPAAYTHTSVAIRDALLGVAIPFIEIHLSNVHAREPFRHHSYLSDKAVGVICGLGPDGYEFALEAAVRRLQNAQ; the protein is encoded by the coding sequence ATGTCGACACAATACCACATTTTATTGCTGAACGGACCCAATCTGAATCTGCTGGGACTGCGAGAGCCCGGCCACTACGGCCAGCATACGCTGGATCAGATTGTCGCAAACCTGACCGCCAAAGCCGCAAAACTGGGCGTGACACTGGACCATCTGCAGTCAAATGCAGAGCACGAACTGATTGAGGCCATTCACCAGGCACATGGCAAGGTGGATTTTATCCTCATCAACCCGGCGGCCTACACCCACACCAGCGTTGCCATTCGCGACGCGCTGCTGGGCGTGGCGATACCGTTTATTGAAATACATTTGTCTAACGTACATGCCCGTGAACCATTCCGGCATCACTCCTACCTGTCTGACAAGGCCGTAGGTGTGATTTGCGGCTTGGGTCCGGATGGTTATGAATTCGCCCTGGAGGCAGCAGTACGCCGCCTTCAGAATGCTCAATGA
- the accC gene encoding acetyl-CoA carboxylase biotin carboxylase subunit, which translates to MLDKVVIANRGEIALRILRACKELGIKTVAVHSTADRDLKHVLLADESICIGPAKGTDSYLNIPRIISAAEVTGAVAIHPGYGFLSENADFAEQVERSGFIFVGPKAETIRLMGDKVSAINAMKKAGVPCVPGSDGPLGNDEAKNKAIAKRIGYPVIIKASGGGGGRGMRVVRKEADLIQSIAMTRAESKAAFSNDMVYMEKFLENPRHIEVQVLADGQGGAIHLGERDCSMQRRHQKVVEEAPAPGITEEMRKYIGERCTRACVEIGYRGAGTFEFLYENGEFYFIEMNTRIQVEHPVTEMVTGVDLIKEQLRIAAGQPLSFSQSDIHLRGHAIECRINAEDPVRFLPSPGKIERFHAPGGMGIRWESHIYTGYTVPPHYDSMIGKLIAFGENRDVAISRMRNALNEMIIDGIKTNVPLQKDIMADENFQHGGANIHYLEKKLGLQ; encoded by the coding sequence ATGTTAGATAAAGTAGTCATAGCAAACCGCGGCGAAATCGCCCTGCGTATCCTGCGTGCCTGTAAAGAGCTGGGGATCAAAACGGTCGCTGTGCACTCCACAGCGGATCGCGATCTGAAACACGTTCTGCTGGCTGACGAGTCTATCTGTATCGGTCCGGCAAAAGGCACCGACAGCTACCTGAACATTCCGCGCATCATCAGTGCGGCTGAAGTGACTGGCGCGGTTGCCATTCACCCAGGCTACGGCTTCCTGTCTGAGAATGCAGACTTTGCTGAGCAGGTTGAGCGCTCCGGCTTCATCTTCGTGGGCCCGAAAGCAGAAACCATTCGCCTGATGGGTGACAAAGTTTCTGCAATCAACGCCATGAAGAAAGCAGGCGTACCTTGTGTTCCAGGTTCTGACGGCCCGCTGGGCAACGATGAAGCGAAGAACAAAGCGATCGCGAAACGCATCGGTTATCCGGTGATCATCAAAGCATCCGGTGGCGGCGGCGGCCGTGGTATGCGTGTGGTTCGCAAAGAAGCGGATCTGATCCAGTCCATCGCCATGACCCGCGCGGAATCCAAAGCGGCTTTCAGCAACGACATGGTGTACATGGAGAAATTCCTGGAAAACCCACGCCATATCGAAGTTCAGGTTCTGGCTGACGGCCAGGGCGGCGCCATCCATCTGGGTGAGCGTGACTGTTCAATGCAGCGTCGTCACCAGAAAGTGGTTGAAGAAGCACCGGCACCGGGCATCACTGAAGAAATGCGTAAGTACATCGGTGAGCGTTGTACCCGTGCATGTGTTGAAATCGGCTACCGCGGTGCAGGTACATTCGAGTTCCTGTACGAAAACGGCGAGTTCTACTTCATTGAGATGAACACCCGGATTCAGGTAGAACACCCTGTGACTGAAATGGTGACCGGCGTTGACCTGATCAAAGAGCAACTGCGTATTGCAGCCGGTCAGCCGCTGTCTTTCAGCCAGAGTGACATTCATCTGCGTGGCCATGCCATCGAGTGTCGTATCAACGCTGAAGATCCAGTGCGCTTCCTGCCATCTCCGGGCAAGATCGAGCGTTTCCACGCGCCAGGTGGCATGGGTATCCGTTGGGAATCCCATATCTACACAGGCTACACGGTTCCGCCGCACTACGATTCAATGATCGGTAAGCTGATCGCCTTTGGTGAAAACCGTGACGTGGCAATTTCGCGGATGCGCAATGCCCTGAACGAGATGATCATCGACGGCATCAAGACCAACGTTCCGCTGCAGAAAGACATCATGGCAGACGAGAACTTCCAGCACGGTGGCGCAAACATCCACTACCTGGAGAAGAAACTGGGCCTGCAATAA
- the dusB gene encoding tRNA dihydrouridine synthase DusB — MKIGPYQLDNPLIVAPMAGVTDRPFRELCLRHGAGMAVSEMMSANPDVWNTTKSLNRMVHEGESGLRSVQIAGADPQQMADAARFSVAHGAQIIDINMGCPAKKVNKRLAGSALLQYPDLIEDILKAVVNAVDVPVTLKTRTGWDTENRNCVEIAQLAEHCGIQALALHGRTKACMYKGEAEYDYIKAAKQAVSIPVIANGDIDSPEKARFVLEYTGADALMIGRPAQGRPWIFREIHHYLTTGEHLPAPSLEEVRSILMEHVQALHAFYGEYQGLRIARKHVSWYLKEQASAGDFRRTFNALEDAQQQLDALQGYFDNVA; from the coding sequence TTGAAGATCGGTCCTTATCAATTAGACAACCCGTTAATTGTTGCCCCAATGGCAGGGGTGACCGATCGTCCGTTTCGGGAGTTATGCCTGCGCCATGGTGCAGGGATGGCTGTCAGCGAAATGATGTCTGCCAATCCAGACGTTTGGAACACGACCAAGTCGCTCAACCGTATGGTTCATGAAGGTGAATCCGGTCTCCGTTCGGTTCAGATTGCCGGGGCTGATCCCCAGCAGATGGCCGATGCAGCCCGCTTTAGTGTGGCGCACGGTGCTCAGATCATCGACATCAACATGGGTTGTCCGGCGAAGAAAGTGAACAAGCGACTGGCTGGCTCTGCCCTGCTGCAATACCCGGACCTGATTGAGGATATCCTCAAGGCCGTGGTCAACGCCGTGGACGTCCCTGTGACGCTCAAAACACGGACCGGCTGGGATACAGAGAACCGAAACTGTGTCGAAATCGCACAGCTCGCTGAACATTGCGGCATTCAGGCACTGGCACTGCATGGCAGAACCAAAGCCTGTATGTACAAAGGGGAAGCGGAATACGATTACATCAAGGCAGCAAAGCAGGCGGTATCGATTCCTGTGATTGCGAACGGTGATATCGACTCGCCGGAAAAAGCACGCTTCGTCCTGGAGTATACCGGGGCTGATGCCTTGATGATTGGCCGCCCAGCGCAGGGACGGCCGTGGATTTTTCGCGAAATCCACCACTATTTAACAACCGGTGAACACTTGCCTGCTCCTTCCCTGGAGGAAGTGCGCAGCATTTTGATGGAGCACGTTCAGGCACTCCACGCCTTTTACGGGGAGTACCAGGGGTTACGCATTGCACGCAAACACGTGTCTTGGTACCTCAAAGAACAAGCTTCTGCAGGTGATTTCCGCCGGACCTTCAACGCACTCGAGGATGCCCAACAGCAGCTCGATGCGCTGCAAGGCTACTTCGACAACGTTGCATAA
- the accB gene encoding acetyl-CoA carboxylase biotin carboxyl carrier protein: MDIRKIKKLIELVEESGISELEISEGEESVRISRTTAAAPAPAQVYAAAPAPVAAPAPAAAPAPAAEAAPAVAEPAGHKVLSPMVGTFYRSPSPEAKPFVEVGQSVKVGDTLCIVEAMKMMNQIEADKAGTVVAVLAENGDPIEFDQPLVIIE; the protein is encoded by the coding sequence ATGGATATTCGCAAGATCAAGAAACTTATCGAACTGGTAGAAGAGTCTGGCATTTCTGAGCTGGAAATCTCTGAAGGTGAAGAATCCGTACGCATCAGCCGTACCACTGCTGCAGCCCCTGCGCCAGCACAGGTTTACGCCGCGGCCCCTGCCCCTGTTGCAGCGCCTGCACCAGCGGCGGCGCCTGCACCGGCTGCAGAAGCAGCGCCAGCAGTCGCTGAGCCTGCGGGTCACAAAGTTCTGTCTCCTATGGTCGGTACTTTCTACCGTTCGCCAAGCCCGGAAGCAAAACCATTTGTTGAAGTTGGTCAGAGCGTGAAAGTCGGCGATACCCTGTGCATCGTTGAAGCCATGAAAATGATGAACCAGATCGAAGCCGATAAAGCCGGTACTGTTGTTGCTGTTCTGGCTGAAAATGGTGATCCGATTGAGTTCGATCAACCTCTCGTTATCATCGAGTAA
- a CDS encoding IS3 family transposase, protein MALTLRNTHSLKDLLQALQLARSAFYYQMQASKRPDSYANERELITSIYHEHKGRYGYRRIHLELRKQGIILNHKTVQRLMAQLELKSIVRPKKYRAYRGESGKVAPNVLERDFTATKPDEKWVTDVTEFKVKEQRVYLSPVVDLFTQEVVAYKVDKNARLSLVTDMLTEAISKLARNAKPIIHSDQGWQYRHRTYQQTVAARGLTQSMSRKGNCLDNAIAENFFALLKTEMYHNQHFEDANDLIEKIQEYIEYYNTKRIKVKLKGLTPIEYRKQALQAV, encoded by the coding sequence ATAGCTCTAACTCTAAGAAACACGCACTCCTTAAAAGACCTACTCCAAGCTCTCCAGCTTGCGAGAAGTGCATTCTATTACCAGATGCAAGCCAGTAAGCGACCTGATAGCTATGCGAATGAACGGGAGCTGATAACGTCAATTTATCATGAACATAAGGGACGATATGGCTATCGCCGCATTCACTTAGAGCTGAGAAAGCAAGGCATCATACTGAACCACAAGACCGTACAGCGGCTTATGGCTCAACTTGAACTGAAATCGATAGTCAGGCCGAAGAAATACCGCGCTTACCGAGGCGAGTCTGGAAAAGTTGCTCCTAATGTACTTGAAAGAGATTTTACGGCGACCAAGCCAGATGAGAAATGGGTAACTGACGTTACGGAGTTCAAAGTCAAAGAGCAGAGAGTTTACCTATCACCCGTGGTTGACTTGTTTACTCAAGAAGTCGTTGCTTATAAGGTTGATAAGAATGCACGCTTGTCGCTCGTTACTGACATGTTGACGGAAGCGATCTCGAAGCTAGCTCGAAACGCAAAGCCAATCATACATAGCGATCAAGGTTGGCAGTATCGTCACCGGACATACCAGCAGACAGTGGCTGCCAGAGGGTTAACGCAAAGTATGTCGAGAAAAGGTAACTGCTTAGACAACGCCATCGCTGAGAACTTCTTTGCCCTGCTCAAAACCGAGATGTACCATAACCAGCACTTTGAAGACGCAAATGATCTCATAGAGAAAATCCAAGAATATATTGAGTATTACAATACCAAACGCATCAAGGTGAAACTAAAAGGCCTGACACCGATAGAATATCGGAAGCAGGCCTTACAAGCCGTTTAA
- a CDS encoding YhdT family protein — protein MKTLSTRYRQAHKEARWALGLAVAYFLWWYCTAYYVAPTPAQDTLPELYWGLPLWFVLACIVGPALFTLLCALMVKFIYQDMPLSADTEDDNA, from the coding sequence ATGAAGACCCTTTCCACCCGATACCGTCAGGCGCACAAAGAAGCCAGGTGGGCATTGGGACTGGCTGTCGCCTATTTTCTGTGGTGGTACTGCACTGCCTATTACGTTGCCCCTACGCCTGCTCAGGACACCCTGCCAGAGCTGTACTGGGGCCTGCCGCTGTGGTTTGTGCTCGCCTGCATTGTCGGACCGGCTCTCTTTACATTGCTGTGTGCACTGATGGTGAAATTCATTTATCAGGACATGCCGCTGTCTGCGGATACGGAGGATGACAATGCATAG
- the prmA gene encoding 50S ribosomal protein L11 methyltransferase — protein MPWIQLKLNATAANAEAIGDLLMDETGALSVTFLDAQDTPVFEPLPGETRLWGDTDVVGLYDAESDMDMVLSLLKSSPLLADDFAYKVEQLEDKDWEREWMDNFHPMKFGRRLWICPSWREAPEPGAVNVLLDPGLAFGTGTHPTTSLCLEWLDGQDLTGKTVIDFGCGSGILAIAALKLGAAKVIGIDIDPQAILASRDNAKRNGVADHLELYLPQDQPENLQADVVVANILAGPLRELSPVIKSLVKDEGLLAISGVLESQAEDVASHYRDELRLDPIAAREEWCRISGQKA, from the coding sequence ATGCCTTGGATTCAACTGAAACTGAATGCCACTGCCGCCAATGCAGAAGCCATTGGCGACTTGCTGATGGATGAAACCGGCGCGCTGTCGGTCACCTTTCTCGATGCACAGGACACCCCTGTTTTTGAACCACTGCCGGGCGAAACCCGCCTGTGGGGCGATACCGATGTGGTGGGCCTGTACGATGCAGAAAGCGACATGGACATGGTCCTCAGCCTGCTGAAATCCAGTCCGCTGCTGGCAGACGATTTCGCTTACAAGGTTGAGCAACTGGAAGACAAAGACTGGGAACGCGAGTGGATGGATAACTTCCACCCGATGAAGTTCGGTCGCCGCCTGTGGATTTGTCCGAGCTGGCGTGAAGCACCAGAACCGGGCGCAGTCAACGTACTGCTGGATCCGGGTCTGGCCTTCGGAACGGGCACCCACCCGACCACTTCGCTGTGTCTGGAGTGGCTGGACGGTCAGGATCTGACTGGCAAAACCGTGATTGATTTCGGCTGTGGCTCCGGCATCCTGGCGATCGCTGCGCTGAAACTGGGCGCAGCCAAAGTGATCGGGATCGATATCGACCCACAAGCCATTCTGGCTTCGCGCGATAACGCTAAACGCAATGGCGTGGCCGATCATCTGGAACTCTACCTGCCTCAGGATCAACCTGAAAACCTGCAGGCTGACGTGGTGGTTGCCAACATTCTGGCAGGTCCGCTGCGGGAGTTATCGCCGGTGATCAAAAGTCTGGTGAAAGACGAAGGTCTGCTTGCCATTTCCGGTGTTCTGGAATCTCAGGCTGAAGATGTAGCCAGTCATTACCGTGATGAACTGCGTTTAGATCCCATCGCAGCCCGCGAGGAATGGTGCCGGATTTCAGGCCAAAAAGCCTGA
- the panF gene encoding sodium/pantothenate symporter, which produces MHSQLLIPLVLYLAAVFALALFTRRRTQQGSGFLSEYLLGNRSMGGFVLAMTLAATYASASSFIGGPGAAYQMGLGWVLLAMIQLPAAWLTLGVLGKKFAIEARKHNALTLNDMLYARYQHRGVVIFASLALLLAFFGTMVVQFVGGARLLQTVTGLSYAQGLMIFAVTVGLYTTIGGFRAVVMTDTLQGIMMIIGTLALLAGIIHAGGSIGELVTTLHQIDPALVSPYGPDNFLSQPFMLSFWILVCFGVIGLPHAAVRCMSYKDSRSLHRGMVISTVMVAFLMLGMHLAGALGRAIVPDIATPDQIMPTLMMTVLPPVVAGIFLAGPMAAIMSTIDSQLIQASATLLKDLYLNYLSPKAAKAPEIESRLPKLSLWVTGIFSVLVFIAATNPPDMIIWLNLLAFGGMQAVFLWPLVLGLYWQKASAAGAFASMLSGLGCYIALLLLKPDLGGVHAIVPTLLVGLISFIAGSYLWPKQAPAEQAQTEITTH; this is translated from the coding sequence ATGCATAGTCAACTGCTGATCCCCCTCGTCCTGTATCTCGCTGCCGTGTTTGCGCTGGCACTGTTCACGCGTCGCCGGACACAGCAAGGCAGTGGTTTTTTAAGCGAGTACCTGCTGGGCAACCGCAGTATGGGCGGCTTCGTACTGGCCATGACACTGGCGGCCACCTATGCCAGTGCCAGTTCTTTCATTGGTGGTCCGGGGGCTGCCTATCAAATGGGCCTGGGCTGGGTGTTACTGGCAATGATTCAGTTGCCTGCCGCCTGGCTGACGCTCGGGGTGCTGGGGAAAAAGTTTGCGATCGAAGCCCGCAAGCACAACGCCCTGACACTGAATGACATGCTGTATGCCCGCTATCAGCACCGGGGCGTGGTGATCTTCGCCTCGCTGGCATTGCTGCTGGCATTTTTTGGCACCATGGTGGTGCAGTTTGTCGGCGGAGCCCGGTTGCTGCAAACCGTCACCGGACTATCTTATGCGCAGGGGCTGATGATCTTTGCCGTCACAGTGGGCCTTTACACCACCATTGGCGGATTTCGGGCTGTGGTCATGACCGACACCCTGCAGGGCATCATGATGATCATCGGCACGCTGGCATTACTGGCCGGCATTATTCACGCTGGCGGTAGCATCGGCGAGCTGGTGACCACGCTGCATCAGATCGATCCGGCACTGGTGTCGCCTTACGGGCCGGACAACTTTTTATCGCAGCCCTTTATGCTCAGTTTCTGGATCCTGGTGTGTTTCGGCGTGATTGGTCTGCCCCATGCCGCAGTGCGTTGTATGTCGTACAAAGACAGCCGCTCCCTGCACCGGGGCATGGTGATCAGCACTGTCATGGTAGCCTTTCTGATGCTGGGTATGCATTTGGCCGGCGCACTGGGCCGGGCGATTGTTCCGGATATTGCCACCCCGGATCAGATCATGCCGACCCTGATGATGACCGTTCTGCCGCCAGTGGTGGCCGGGATTTTCCTTGCCGGTCCAATGGCGGCCATCATGTCGACCATTGATTCCCAGCTGATTCAGGCCTCTGCCACTTTGCTGAAAGATCTCTACCTGAATTACCTCAGCCCCAAGGCAGCCAAAGCCCCAGAAATCGAAAGCCGCTTACCCAAACTGTCGTTGTGGGTGACCGGGATTTTTTCGGTTCTGGTGTTCATCGCCGCAACCAACCCCCCCGACATGATCATCTGGCTGAACCTGCTGGCCTTTGGCGGGATGCAGGCAGTTTTCCTGTGGCCGCTGGTGCTGGGGCTCTACTGGCAAAAAGCCTCTGCTGCCGGGGCATTTGCATCGATGCTGAGCGGGCTGGGCTGCTACATTGCGCTGCTGTTGCTCAAACCGGACCTGGGGGGCGTGCATGCCATCGTACCGACCCTACTGGTCGGGCTGATCAGCTTCATTGCCGGCAGCTACCTGTGGCCCAAACAGGCCCCTGCAGAGCAAGCCCAGACAGAAATCACAACACACTGA